The segment caataaactattattttgaaaCTCACGGATTTTTCTATAAGGCTAATCttgatttgttattattttaatagaattgtACTCAAGGAAAACCAGATGGCTAGCTCCGTAAAATCATTTactttcaacaaaaaaaaatatatacaaacaaatCTTACAACAGAAAATCTACGTCCCTAAATACAAGTCAATATTTACTAAGCATATTCTCTTAACAATATTGCAACAGAAAACATTAATCACGCTAACCACCCGAAACTGTATTAACCAAATATTCCTCttccaaaaaaacattttatctaAGCATTTTGAAGTTTCTTTGGTTTAGTTACAGCAATACCATTattttttaatgtgaaataaaactaaatgaaatatttatcatataccAAATCGTGTAATTTTATTTACCTTATGCACACACTGACACACACATATACACTGCATTACCGTTTAGctttagtttattaattttctattattttgatttaaataaactATCTTTGACAAACCATTATCAATTGGTTTTGTTGTGATTCTTATCACACTGTTTCAtatcttattttaaacaatatacGACTGCaaatctatataatataacCTTGAAAAGTCATTATATCACCTTTATTTGTTgtgattattaaaaaaacagttTCATCTATACTAAAACAAATGAATGTAACTATATATGATTTAAGTTTCATATTATCAATATATACCATCATAGGCTTTGACTTTACTATTAGTTAATCAAAGACAGTCGAACTATAATTCATGtaaatagaattaaatatttttatactatttttttgtacttcagtattatcaaaatttataaatattttcatacataAAAGATCTAAACCAACaaacaagaaaattttaaaacttttaatttagaCATATTCatttagttgaaaaataaatgtaagCAAAttcagattttgaattttttttaaatattgaaaatgaCAAGACTTTGTGTCAAAATTTAAcatttcttttacattttgaaataaatgtgatcaaatataatagtttgaatataatttggataaaatttaaatttagatcttcaatatttaaaactcgaatattattttaacaaagactatgaaaaattaagaaatatataacAACTTTAAAAATACCCTCTAAATTATcactatttactaaatatttgttctatataaaatatatttcacataGTGACATATTGATGGTATTGATCTATATATTCTCAATGAAATTTAATTGTAAATCAAAGTTATAAACatcaaaacatttaaaatatttataattacttatTGGATATTTGCAATAGTTTTAATACGATAGCAAACttataatttttacttataaaatttatcattaaaTATAAGCTTAGTGcacttatttatataaaaacaagaTAGAATATACAATTAGATCTAGGCCTCAGCATATATATTGAGAACCGAAAACCAAACTtaaactgaacaaaaaaaacaaaaaaaaaacgaaaaatgaataaatatttacaaatatctgAACGATTCTTAAATccattaaattttgaaaaccaaaaccaaaccgagtATTGAATGGATAATTCAAATATCCAAAACACAGTTTATATACctaaaaatcaataatatatagttttaaaattatcaaatattctaaaataatactTAAAATAGAATTAGCTAAAAATCCGGATTACCTACTTATCATAATTTCTTGAATATTTTCTTATCTGAAATATTTGAATCTATCAGAGTTATCTGTGTCCAAAAAATCCaaaatgtgaattttatttgaattattcCAAAATATCTGAAAGAGAATAAcctaaccaaaaataaattgaaCTTGAAATTTTCCGGGTTCTTAACACTGTtattcgaaccaaaccgaaaatcaaaataaccaaactgaaatccaattcaaattcataaataatcgAACGGTACTTATATCGTTTGAATCGAGAAATAGAAAACTGGAaccaaaccaataaaaaaagaaacaaactggAACTGAACCAAAAAACGAACGTCTATACCTAATTATACTAATGAATAAACAGACGGTTAATAAATTtgtcacagaaaaaaaaatatcgcGTTTTCAAAGCGCAAATCAAAATCTAGACAAACAGACgggttaatatatatatatatatatgttggaccaaaccaaatttattaacaaCAATCGATCTCAACCCGGATACTCATGCCTAAACACacttatgaaaaatcaaaaaacaacataaatttaaaacaaaacgaTTGTCCCGCCctctaaagggcgggtcaaaatctagtgttatatTTAAAGTTGACCATCTcctaaaaaatcattaattaaaatatacatattatttaaatttacattATATCTATGTAACAACTttatcataatatcttttgatattttttcattttagatgtatatatactaaaagaAATCTAACAAATTTGTTGGAAAAGATTTTAACAAGATCTCAAGGCTTAAAATTTGATGTAAAATGTTTCACCAATTTCgtaaataattctaaaatattcttatacattaatatatactcatttatcattaaaaacgaaaataataattctatcacattttatttattttataatcatagtctttcagattaaaataattatcatacTGACAACtgaatatgataaaattatattaaatttatatgttaatatattttattttcataaatataaatacttatgttaaaataatatagtgTGTGAGTAAAATGGGTTTCACatactaaattatataatacatgtcTACAAATTACATATcttaaatttacatatataacaatatattatctaaaatgaataaacataaaatttctaaaaggtAATACAAACTTTGAAGCGGATGTAAGAAtttaacacaaaataaatacaaataaattttttaatatttttccatgTATGTTTTGAATCCtttaataataaatacaatatattacgataaatatataataaatatgataaatatatataacgcTTGAAACAATTGATTAATTACGATTTAcgacatataaaatataaaattattgtatttaaaataattatataaacatttaaatatatatatatatatatatataacatcaaCATATACCATTAATGATGTACAacaaatatctataaatatatacaaatgaaagaaaatatatgCGCTGTTGTACAGATCATAGTCTAGTTATTAGTTATtgttaaagcaaaaaaaaataacaatgagACACTTTTGCTAAGGAAAGAGTATTCTGTCTTCTTGTTATATAGTATTACATACATTACACCTCATTATATTCTTTTggttactatatatatatatatatagtatacacaATTATTCAAATCCGAATTTTGcatttaaaaacagaaacaaatcgttgaaaactaaaaatatatggaTGGATACTGTATTTGGCTTTTCATATATATGCAGAAGAAATCTATCCACGGATTCGCGTGGTAAACACGTGGGACGTTTAGGGATGCCACGACATAGGGGAGGAAGTTTTGGCGGGACGTATAAGAACGGCGGCGAGAGGAGTTCGTTACGTCTTCCTTCCATATTATCGGAGAGCAATatcgagaagaagaagctctccaaaaaaaaaagaaaaaaaaactagctaGGCGATGGCGATCAAGGACGTGGGGGCTAACGAGGATACATCAGCATCTCTTCCCCTAATAACTTCTTCTCCGTCTGCAACGGCCGGCGGAGACAGAACGTCTACTATTCAGACGCTCGGAAACATTATCGTCTCTATCGTCGGTACAGGTGTCCTTGGACTCCCTTACGCATTTCGCGTAGCTGGATGGTTCGCTGCCTCTCTCGGCGTCATTATCGTCGGTTTCGCTACATATTACTGCATGCTCCTCCTCGTTAAGTACCTTTTGATTTCTCTCTCTTGCAATTATCATAATTGTTCTCCATCTCCTAAAATCATATCACAatctacaaaaatatttttatctaagtGGATGATTGGTTGATAAATGTACATCTGCTGTCCTGTACATAGCCAACTAAAATATTGACATGTATAACCTTCAAATTAACATTGACATATAACCaagaaaattatatacatatatcatatatgtaggCAGGTGGTACTTTGGAGATGAtgaaattaacttttttttttttgtaaaccaaaaAATGGTACTCTCTGATGGTAAGAGAAGAACTCGGGACAAGACCTAAAATCCATTCTACAGTTATTACTGATTTTCCAAACAAAGATGGAATTAGGTTTCATTAGAAAATTTCCAATTAGGTTTATTAGATAACTGGAATCATGTTATCCCTTGAATATTAATGGATCTTCGGCTTAAATCTTCTTAAATCggcataaataattttttttggtgtagCTATATCAGTTTTATTTCtagaataaaaatttagaactataaatatttagttatatcttttaatattttttttgtttagataataatataaaacattattgataattttaaagttgagaaaaaaaattggaactGTAGACAAGAATTGATTGTAGATTGTTCGTGTAGTCCAATCAACCATTCACTAAAACACTCTGGATTGtgattatttttgatatatgtGTTATTGCAGATTCAGTGCAGAGATAAGCTAGAATCAGAAGAAGGACAAGAAGATTCAAAAACCTATGGTGACTTAGGATTCAAATGTATGGGAACAAAAGGTCGATACATGACCGAGTTCCTCATCTTCACTTCTCAGTGCGGTGGATCAGTAGCGTATCTAGTGTTCATAGGACGAAACATGTCATCAATATTCAGCTCATACGGATTAAACATGGTCTCTTTCATCTTGATTCTTGTTCCAATCGAAGTCGCATTGTCGTGGATCACTTCTCTATCAGCTCTCTCGCCTTTCAGCATCTTCGCTGATATATGCAACATCATCGCCATGTGTTTCGTCGTGAAAGAAAACGTGGAGATGGTTGTTGGTGGAGACTTCTCGTTTAGTGACAGAACAGCTATTGCCTCTACCGTTGGTGGTTTGCCGTTTGCTGGAGGAGTTGCTGTGTTTTGTTTCGAAGGTTTTGCAATGACGTTGGCTCTTGAAGGGTCTATGAGGGAGAGAAAAGCTTTCCCTAAGCTGTTAGGTAAAGTTCTTGCTGGGATTACGTTTGTCTACATGTTGTTTGGTTTTTGTGGTTATATGGCTTATGGAGATGAAACTAAGGATATCATCACGCTTAACCTCCCAAATAATTGGTCTGCCATTGCCGTCCAGGTAAAAGCTCAAACTATGCCATTGTGAATGTTTTTAAtgctttatatttaaaaataattagattgtAGATTCATATGCTATGTATTGCTTATGAGTGTTTTTTGATCATGTTAAGATCTTAGCTAATTATAGAAACTCAATgcttatctattttatttttggtttaaacaGATTGGTTTATGTGTGGGATTGACGTTTACATTTCCGATCATGGTACATCCGCTTAACGAGATTATTGAGCAGAAACTGAAAAGGACAGAGTGCCTTCAAAAGCATCATCATCAGTACAGCAACGAGACAAGTTCAGTCTCCAGATACGTAGTCTTCACCACGAGGATGCTTTTGGTGGTAGGACTCGCAGCAATAGCGTCGTTAGTCCCGGGATTTGGTACATTTGCATCTCTGGTTGGAAGTACTGTGTGTGCACTCATTTCATTTGTGTTACCTGCTTCCTATCACCTCACGCTGCTCGGTCCATCGCTAAGTCTATGGAACAAATCTGTTGATGTGTTCATCGTGATTTGCGGGTTGCTCTTTGCTGTCTGTGGTACATACAACACAGTAGCTGGATTGTAAAAAAAAGACAAGCAGGTGAATGAATCTGTGTAACACATCAACCGAATTTTACATGAAACTATTGGGTGTCAGTAGAAATAGTGacaacatatttttgttaattccCGCGAAAGCATATGATTGgttctatttaaatatttacttggACAGGCATGGATCATGTACTCGTCACACACACTATACACAAGCATACAGTCTTTATATGACTATTACCAACATATAAACCACATGTGTCGTCAAGTTCTAAAACTAAAGATGGTCAATCTCAACGAAATATCAAGAAATATTTGATATGTTTATTAGACAAATCTTTAATAGTATACTAGAGAgcttgacccgcacacccgtgcgggttttgattttgattttttaaacattgatatttgttttccataatcaagtttatatattttagatgtattactatataactaaatgtatattgattatttgaatattttaggttCTTATACATCATAATCGAATTCGAACCAAAACGGATAATATGATTACTTTTCGTTATCTGGTAATTTTggggttatttttttttattttagattcaaaatatctaaaatgaatcgattaatatggttatttttggtaaaaaatatttgaatttttagatAGATTagttatttggatatttttaagttCCAATACATCAGAATTTAACCCACTTAGACCAGGAGGATCCAACTCAAAAGTCacccaaaaaattataatactcGAACGGaacctaatttcaaaactcaaagaATCTAATACCTAGGATCCAAACTTGAACCGGAATCCGAAAGACCATATAGCTaactgtatattattatatttacctgaaataattaaaaaaagtaaaaccatTATTTTAGTGGCATTGAGGCGTTCTAGTTTAAATGTCATGTGtgtttttaacatatttataaataaatatttattttatataaatgttagtatatattttataatttaaatttatttaataattgtttattatggaactaaacacaataattttatagtttatattgaataattttattttagtcttGAACTATCAACCATTTCATTAAGATATATGATCCGTCCATATAGTTTTTCATGGACCAAATTTTAAtgtatgataaaaatatttatatttttcaacatttatcatattcGATTTCCATTgagatattatttatatgaaatataaataaaataatatgttcaCATACttatttattatgtaaatactccctccgtttcataaagATCCATATTGTagaaaaacaattgtttttaaaatatacattttttaccttttcaaagtattattaaataaaaaattgttaacttcaaaaaatttaatagtgtttattggattattattggttaaaaattatgaaaattgttattcataaaaaataatgcatttacaatcaaatttaatattcttttctAAATATATGTGAAATGTATATGCatctttttgaaataaaagGAGTAACTCTTATGTGGTTTTAGTTTagatattactaataaataatgaaaaatataactaCATAGCTTTTATGTTGTTTTATGAACGATTCTAATTCTTTTAAAGAATGACAAAATATGAAACTACATAGTTTTACAACGATTTTTTGGTCAACATTAGAGTAGTTTGTGGCCATTTTTATTTAGCTTATGTTGTTTTATGAACGATTcattcttcaattttttttgtcaatattttacaatcaaaataaggagtatttttaattataacaataaTAGAAATTTATCTTTAATTGATTGCATAGAATATGTAAATATGGTAAATCTGTTGGTTAGCTAGATTTTAGGAAGtaatagttttagttttaattaaataaggaaatataataaatacttaacattagatttattaattaattgaGTGGCATATGattgtaaatattgtgcaaGTTTAAGGATTAGTCTTaatttgtacttctcttttaataaattagataagGTGGATGGGCCACTCCTTTTATCATCAATTGGTTTTAaatgtgaagcccatctagatTAACATGGTATTAGAGCCCGATCCAAACAATCCAatccgatccacatcgatctggcCCAAACTTTGCCCATCGATCCTTGTCCGAGCATTCCGAGATTGATGctcaaagagccatcatctcgaggaggcgtattagacacatagttgtcccacatTGGTAGTTGGAAATGATCTTTAGTAGTATATAAGGTGGATGAGCCACTCCTTTtatcaccaattgattttaagtgtgaagcACATCTAGCTTAACAAtgttaaaacttataaaataagaTTCAAGAAGATATAGGGAAAATATGGTGTGAAAGATGGATGATGCTAAAAAGCCAGATATCCATATATTACTCTAAATTTATCTAATATGCcattttaagttaattttgaATGATGAAGACAGTACTATAGCTAGGTttgaatgatatatatatatatatatatatatatatattaattataaaattgttgTTTAAAGAGTTTACTACTCTCTCTATTTCGATATAAATGTTGTTTGAGGTTTTATTCATGGTgtttaaaattacataaaaatatcattaaataaaattagttcaactaattagaaaatattgtattttgtaattggtcacaaattttaaataatattcattctgttttataataagtattattttgattttcttttattttcaaaataaatgtcattatACAATCTCAATGTAGTTTTGTACACTAAATCCATTTTTTACCATTTTGAATAGCCAATagatttgtatataaattattcttATTTAATTAGTGATACATTAAATAGAGATATACTAGtcaattatacaaaatttttaatctccataaaaatgttaatgtgacacttatttaaaaaa is part of the Raphanus sativus cultivar WK10039 chromosome 5, ASM80110v3, whole genome shotgun sequence genome and harbors:
- the LOC108860574 gene encoding amino acid transporter ANT1-like, which produces MAIKDVGANEDTSASLPLITSSPSATAGGDRTSTIQTLGNIIVSIVGTGVLGLPYAFRVAGWFAASLGVIIVGFATYYCMLLLIQCRDKLESEEGQEDSKTYGDLGFKCMGTKGRYMTEFLIFTSQCGGSVAYLVFIGRNMSSIFSSYGLNMVSFILILVPIEVALSWITSLSALSPFSIFADICNIIAMCFVVKENVEMVVGGDFSFSDRTAIASTVGGLPFAGGVAVFCFEGFAMTLALEGSMRERKAFPKLLGKVLAGITFVYMLFGFCGYMAYGDETKDIITLNLPNNWSAIAVQIGLCVGLTFTFPIMVHPLNEIIEQKLKRTECLQKHHHQYSNETSSVSRYVVFTTRMLLVVGLAAIASLVPGFGTFASLVGSTVCALISFVLPASYHLTLLGPSLSLWNKSVDVFIVICGLLFAVCGTYNTVAGL